The following proteins are encoded in a genomic region of Natrinema sp. DC36:
- a CDS encoding mandelate racemase/muconate lactonizing enzyme family protein, which yields MGIDYSQLHDPNAEYTMRDLSSETMGVTRERGGGRDVEITDIQTTMIDGNFPWTLVRIYTDEGITGTGEAYWGAGVPELIERMTPFLQGENPLDIDRLTEHLVQKMSGEGSIGGVTVTAISGIEVALHDLAGKILDVPAYQLLGGKYRDEVRVYCDCHTEEEADPDACADEAERVVEELGYDALKFDLDVPSGHEKDRANRHLRDPEIEHKAEIVEKVTERVGSRADVAFDCHWTFSGGSAKRLAKRLEEYDIWWLEDPVPPENHDVQREVTQSTSTPITVGENVYRKHGQRRLLEEQAVDIIAPDMPKVGGMRETRKIADLADMYYVPVAMHNVSSPVATVASAHVGAAIPNSLAVEYHSYELGWWSDLVEEDVIEDGYIEIPEEPGLGVTLDMDAVEAHMIEGEELFDEA from the coding sequence ATGGGAATCGATTACTCACAGCTGCACGATCCGAACGCCGAGTATACGATGCGTGACCTCTCGAGCGAGACGATGGGGGTCACCCGCGAACGCGGCGGCGGCCGGGACGTCGAGATCACCGATATCCAGACGACGATGATCGACGGCAACTTCCCGTGGACCCTCGTCCGAATCTACACCGACGAGGGGATTACCGGCACCGGTGAGGCCTATTGGGGAGCCGGCGTGCCGGAACTGATCGAGCGGATGACGCCCTTCCTGCAGGGCGAGAACCCGCTGGACATCGACCGGCTGACCGAGCACCTCGTCCAGAAGATGTCCGGCGAGGGCTCGATCGGCGGCGTCACGGTCACCGCGATCTCGGGGATCGAGGTCGCGTTGCACGACCTCGCCGGAAAAATCCTCGACGTCCCGGCCTATCAGCTGCTGGGCGGCAAGTACCGAGACGAGGTTCGGGTCTACTGCGATTGTCACACCGAGGAGGAAGCCGATCCCGACGCCTGCGCCGACGAAGCCGAGCGCGTCGTCGAGGAACTGGGGTACGACGCCCTCAAGTTCGATCTCGACGTTCCCAGCGGTCACGAGAAAGACCGCGCGAACCGGCACCTCCGCGACCCCGAGATCGAACACAAGGCCGAAATCGTCGAGAAGGTCACGGAGCGCGTCGGCTCCCGAGCCGACGTCGCCTTCGACTGTCACTGGACCTTCTCCGGCGGCAGCGCGAAGCGACTCGCGAAGCGTCTCGAGGAGTACGATATCTGGTGGCTCGAGGACCCCGTCCCGCCGGAGAACCACGACGTCCAGCGGGAGGTCACGCAGTCGACGTCGACGCCGATCACGGTCGGCGAGAACGTCTACCGGAAACACGGTCAGCGCCGCCTGCTCGAGGAGCAGGCTGTCGACATTATCGCGCCGGACATGCCCAAGGTCGGCGGGATGCGCGAGACGCGGAAGATCGCCGATCTCGCGGACATGTACTACGTCCCGGTCGCGATGCACAACGTCTCCTCGCCGGTCGCGACGGTCGCCAGCGCACACGTCGGCGCGGCCATCCCGAACTCGCTCGCGGTGGAGTACCACTCCTACGAACTCGGTTGGTGGTCGGACCTCGTCGAGGAGGACGTCATCGAGGACGGCTACATCGAGATTCCGGAGGAACCCGGTCTGGGCGTCACGCTCGACATGGACGCCGTCGAGGCGCACATGATCGAGGGTGAGGAGTTGTTCGACGAAGCGTAA
- a CDS encoding multiprotein-bridging factor 1 family protein, protein MAKYSTGSSGGGGGTNCELCGAESNSLRLASVAGAELEVCPDCAPHDDSQTHGRDRNRGGGNSSGSGSSGGGSSGGPSRKQKAAQNVAKANPVWDGDSEHWESEGANYDDDQLPYLVSDYGETLVEARRDAGLQREELADELGAPEKDLLAVEQGRATQAGVGGGLIEALEERLDVTLAE, encoded by the coding sequence ATGGCCAAATACTCGACCGGTTCGTCCGGCGGCGGTGGCGGGACGAACTGCGAACTCTGTGGTGCCGAGAGCAACTCGCTCAGGCTCGCGTCGGTCGCCGGGGCCGAACTCGAGGTCTGTCCGGACTGCGCGCCACACGACGATTCGCAGACCCACGGCCGGGATCGGAACCGAGGCGGCGGAAACTCGAGCGGGAGCGGCTCGAGCGGCGGCGGTTCCAGCGGCGGACCCAGCCGCAAACAGAAAGCGGCCCAGAACGTCGCGAAGGCGAACCCGGTCTGGGACGGCGACTCCGAACACTGGGAGAGCGAGGGAGCCAACTACGACGACGATCAGCTGCCGTATCTCGTCTCGGACTACGGCGAGACGCTCGTCGAGGCCCGACGGGACGCCGGTCTCCAGCGCGAGGAACTCGCCGACGAACTCGGCGCACCGGAGAAGGACCTTCTCGCCGTCGAACAGGGACGCGCCACGCAGGCCGGCGTCGGCGGCGGCCTGATCGAGGCCCTCGAGGAGCGACTGGACGTGACGCTCGCAGAGTAA
- a CDS encoding DnaJ domain-containing protein, with protein sequence MTDDFYDLLEISPDASKDEIKDAYREQVRVYHPDLNDDDRAQAQFTAVKTAYDILGDPVERQAYDRLGHKDYVAKRTSGLPSPDVWQSDEDDETADGTELNYSESETESASASTASSATAGSETAGSSGTGSSRSSATAGATGATSTAGTASAGTAGSASSATGAGSATGTGTGAGTGAGTPGGSASETTGGAGGTAHGTGQSSGTGQSSGTGQSSGTGTASGSRSEPTAPNPLVRWWRRQNFSLPLIWLSVIVYTVGLGHFALENGEPLESLWADVRATGADPSGIWSLLSESRHGIETVTTFVGGVEFVTPPLEPTLWYGALAGVVALALSALLVTRAVRREETWGAVTINETIVVALAVAATTTLIGGPLLAGAVLMPLLFAVIIRHTKRLPGWAPSYLYVVPVLAPVAGFGAAVAGAATLPVDLAAFVILPLLGGLALPLRTTVRKHFGR encoded by the coding sequence ATGACAGATGACTTTTACGACCTTCTCGAGATCTCCCCCGACGCCTCCAAGGACGAGATCAAGGACGCGTACCGCGAACAGGTCCGGGTCTACCACCCCGACCTGAACGACGACGACCGCGCGCAGGCCCAGTTCACCGCGGTCAAGACGGCCTACGACATTCTCGGCGATCCGGTCGAGCGCCAGGCCTACGATCGACTCGGTCACAAGGACTACGTCGCGAAACGGACTAGCGGCCTCCCCTCGCCCGACGTCTGGCAGAGCGACGAGGACGACGAGACGGCAGACGGGACGGAGCTGAACTATTCGGAATCGGAGACGGAATCCGCATCCGCGTCGACCGCGTCGTCGGCGACGGCCGGCTCCGAGACGGCCGGTTCGAGCGGGACGGGCTCGAGTCGGTCCTCGGCAACAGCGGGTGCTACCGGGGCGACGTCGACGGCCGGCACGGCCTCGGCTGGGACCGCCGGAAGCGCCTCGAGCGCGACCGGGGCCGGCAGTGCGACGGGAACCGGCACCGGGGCCGGAACGGGTGCGGGAACTCCCGGCGGGAGCGCTTCGGAGACGACGGGTGGAGCCGGTGGAACGGCTCACGGAACCGGTCAGTCGAGCGGAACCGGTCAGTCGAGCGGAACCGGTCAGTCGAGCGGAACCGGGACTGCGTCCGGCTCTCGATCGGAACCGACGGCTCCCAATCCGCTCGTTCGCTGGTGGCGGCGACAGAACTTCTCGCTGCCGTTGATCTGGCTGTCAGTGATCGTCTACACCGTCGGTCTCGGACACTTCGCTCTCGAGAACGGCGAGCCACTCGAATCGCTCTGGGCCGACGTCCGCGCCACGGGCGCGGATCCGTCGGGGATCTGGTCACTGCTTTCGGAGAGCCGCCACGGAATCGAGACGGTGACGACGTTCGTCGGGGGCGTCGAGTTCGTGACTCCGCCGCTCGAGCCGACGCTGTGGTACGGCGCGCTGGCCGGTGTCGTCGCGCTCGCGCTGAGTGCCCTGCTGGTGACTCGCGCCGTCCGCCGGGAGGAGACGTGGGGGGCAGTGACGATCAACGAGACGATCGTCGTCGCCCTCGCGGTAGCAGCCACGACGACGCTAATCGGCGGTCCCCTGCTCGCGGGGGCGGTGCTCATGCCGCTCCTGTTCGCCGTGATCATCCGCCACACGAAGCGCTTGCCCGGCTGGGCACCGTCGTATCTGTACGTGGTTCCCGTGCTCGCGCCGGTCGCCGGCTTCGGCGCTGCGGTGGCCGGTGCTGCCACGCTTCCCGTCGATCTCGCCGCGTTCGTGATCTTGCCGCTGCTCGGCGGACTGGCGCTACCCCTGCGGACGACCGTCCGGAAACACTTCGGCCGGTGA
- the dinB gene encoding DNA polymerase IV has protein sequence MSDGPRLPGVDGEDDEDRIVCHVDADCFYASCERLREPELRGEPLVVGMGYEAGDTIGAVATASYEAREFGVESAQAISTALERLPRRTAYEAGETDDDVEREETGYYRPVDMDYYESVASEVREILHDCADTVREVSIDEAYLDVTERTAWEVADGFARHIRDRIRREIGVTVSVGVAPTMSTAKIASDFDKPDGLTVVEPGEIREFLAPLEVDLLHGVGPVTARELREMGLETAGDVAATDPEPLVERFGERGQELYDRARGEDDRRVEPKGDPKSFSRESAFAEPVEAPDPKYELIDTLAAAVADRAQREGALYRTIGVKAVTPPYDVNTRERSLSGPIDDPELVDRIARDLFTEFESDPVRKLGVRVANLEFVAADQASLESWERSEDGSETDASDELSDAEPDSEPEPAGDERASGQSSLADFS, from the coding sequence ATGTCCGACGGGCCGCGGCTACCGGGCGTCGACGGCGAGGACGACGAGGATCGGATCGTCTGCCACGTCGACGCCGACTGCTTCTACGCCTCCTGCGAGCGACTGCGCGAGCCCGAGCTCCGCGGCGAGCCCCTCGTCGTCGGGATGGGCTACGAGGCGGGCGACACCATCGGCGCGGTCGCCACCGCGAGCTACGAGGCCCGCGAGTTCGGCGTCGAGAGCGCCCAGGCCATCTCGACGGCCCTCGAGCGTCTCCCCAGACGCACGGCATACGAGGCCGGCGAAACGGACGACGACGTCGAGCGCGAGGAGACCGGCTACTACCGGCCCGTCGACATGGACTACTACGAGTCGGTCGCAAGCGAGGTCCGGGAGATCCTCCACGATTGCGCCGACACGGTCCGCGAGGTCAGCATCGACGAGGCCTACCTCGACGTGACCGAGCGGACCGCCTGGGAGGTTGCGGACGGCTTCGCTCGCCACATCCGAGACCGCATCCGCCGGGAGATCGGCGTCACCGTCAGCGTCGGCGTCGCACCGACGATGAGCACCGCCAAGATCGCCAGCGATTTCGACAAGCCAGACGGGCTCACGGTCGTCGAACCCGGCGAAATCCGGGAGTTTCTCGCACCGCTCGAGGTCGATCTGCTCCACGGCGTCGGCCCCGTGACCGCGCGCGAGCTTCGGGAGATGGGTCTCGAGACCGCGGGCGACGTCGCCGCGACCGATCCGGAGCCGCTGGTCGAACGATTCGGCGAGCGCGGTCAGGAACTGTACGATCGTGCCCGCGGGGAGGACGACCGCCGTGTCGAGCCGAAAGGCGACCCCAAGAGCTTCTCTCGGGAATCCGCGTTCGCCGAGCCCGTCGAAGCGCCCGATCCGAAGTACGAACTGATCGACACCCTCGCGGCTGCCGTCGCGGATCGCGCACAGCGGGAAGGGGCGCTGTACCGGACCATCGGCGTCAAAGCCGTCACGCCGCCGTACGACGTCAACACGCGCGAACGCTCCCTTTCCGGGCCGATCGACGACCCGGAACTCGTCGACCGCATCGCTCGAGACCTGTTCACCGAGTTCGAGTCCGACCCCGTGCGCAAACTCGGCGTCCGGGTGGCCAACCTCGAGTTCGTCGCCGCCGATCAGGCTAGCCTCGAGAGCTGGGAGCGGAGCGAGGACGGTTCCGAGACCGACGCGAGCGACGAGTTATCCGACGCGGAACCGGACTCGGAACCGGAGCCAGCCGGCGACGAGCGAGCGTCCGGTCAGTCGTCGCTCGCGGATTTCTCGTGA
- a CDS encoding alanyl-tRNA editing protein translates to MTGQRAAAEPYATRFETEVTSIDGRRVWLERSHFYGASGGQPADRGTIGDIAVTDVELVDGEQVHVLAEEPSFRPGHRVLCSVDWSFRMYCMRAHTASHILAGAARRLLEEGSYVDLDIGPETVRVDLETNATIDDETLIELDETVNRVIWESRPVSWDDVPISEARERDTLAFNAESDAGAVEKGRVRVVTIEDENDNRSGNRLSGITGPTNPWDVTACGGTHVRNTREVGPVTVLGHSSPSEDICRIEFAVGPRAIDRRTAEKRAAFAATAALDVDLEDVSDELERA, encoded by the coding sequence ATGACCGGGCAACGGGCGGCGGCGGAGCCGTACGCCACGCGGTTCGAGACCGAAGTGACGTCGATCGACGGGCGGCGGGTCTGGCTCGAGCGGAGTCACTTCTACGGCGCGAGCGGCGGCCAGCCGGCCGATCGCGGGACTATCGGCGATATCGCCGTGACCGACGTCGAACTGGTCGACGGCGAGCAGGTTCACGTGCTGGCCGAGGAGCCATCGTTTCGGCCGGGCCACCGCGTGCTGTGTTCGGTCGACTGGTCGTTCCGGATGTACTGCATGCGGGCCCACACCGCCAGCCACATCCTCGCGGGGGCCGCGCGGCGCCTGCTCGAGGAGGGTTCCTACGTCGACCTGGATATCGGCCCGGAGACCGTCCGAGTCGACCTCGAAACGAACGCGACCATCGACGACGAGACGCTGATCGAACTGGACGAGACGGTCAACCGCGTCATCTGGGAGTCACGGCCGGTGTCGTGGGACGACGTCCCGATCTCGGAGGCGCGCGAGCGCGATACGCTTGCGTTCAACGCCGAGTCCGACGCGGGTGCCGTCGAGAAGGGCCGGGTTCGAGTGGTCACGATCGAGGACGAGAACGACAACCGAAGCGGGAATCGGCTCTCCGGGATAACCGGTCCGACGAATCCGTGGGACGTGACGGCCTGCGGCGGGACCCACGTCCGGAACACCCGCGAGGTCGGCCCCGTCACCGTGTTGGGTCACTCGAGTCCGTCGGAAGATATCTGCCGGATCGAGTTCGCCGTCGGTCCGCGGGCGATCGATCGTCGAACGGCCGAGAAGCGGGCCGCCTTCGCTGCGACCGCGGCACTGGATGTCGACCTCGAGGACGTGAGCGACGAACTCGAGCGCGCGTAA